From a single Arthrobacter sp. SLBN-112 genomic region:
- a CDS encoding DapH/DapD/GlmU-related protein — MTAKFVSVEDDAGKVTRYARHDNGGGLIAPGATVADSARIGALTYVEHGARVGSGCRIGHGSWIDRDATIGDRTVIGDGVRIGRGTVIGNRVHIGSHSRIGSSVLIEHGVHLDTDSTVPDGSEVLAGAHSRLAPGRHRTHRKTKGGIAA, encoded by the coding sequence ATGACCGCAAAGTTTGTGTCAGTTGAGGACGACGCCGGGAAGGTCACCCGGTATGCCCGCCACGACAACGGCGGCGGGCTCATTGCGCCCGGTGCCACGGTGGCGGACAGCGCCAGGATCGGGGCCCTGACCTACGTGGAACACGGCGCCAGAGTTGGTTCCGGCTGCCGAATTGGACACGGCAGCTGGATCGACCGGGACGCGACCATCGGTGACCGGACGGTGATCGGGGACGGCGTGCGCATCGGCCGGGGCACGGTAATCGGCAACCGGGTGCACATCGGCAGCCACTCGAGGATAGGCTCCAGTGTCCTGATCGAGCACGGCGTCCATCTGGATACCGACAGCACAGTGCCGGACGGCAGCGAGGTCCTGGCCGGCGCGCACTCACGTCTGGCACCGGGAAGGCACCGGACCCACCGGAAGACCAAGGGCGGGATCGCGGCCTAA
- a CDS encoding GntR family transcriptional regulator — MAGLTAPLLGLERKSLREQALSALRTAITSGELEPGRHLVETELSEMLQISRGTLREALRQLEQEGLLSAGPRGRLSVRHLDGKEIRDIYAVRAALESLAARTLCELPDRQQVTESLHKAVDAMDAAANGTLEERIESDLEFHRTLCRLTGNETLLHSWESLEGSIRMSIMFAGLEKGVSNMSVDRHKDIVAAIDTGDATLARKTILEHMDTAAANLVA; from the coding sequence ATGGCCGGATTGACTGCCCCGCTGCTGGGACTGGAAAGGAAGAGCCTGCGCGAGCAGGCGCTCTCCGCGCTGCGGACAGCCATCACCAGTGGTGAGCTGGAACCGGGCCGGCACCTGGTGGAGACCGAACTGTCCGAGATGCTGCAGATCAGCCGCGGCACCCTCCGCGAAGCCCTCCGTCAGCTGGAGCAGGAAGGCCTGCTCTCCGCAGGACCCCGCGGAAGGCTGTCGGTCCGGCACCTGGACGGGAAGGAAATCCGGGACATCTACGCCGTCCGCGCCGCCCTGGAGTCCCTCGCCGCCCGGACGCTGTGCGAACTGCCGGACCGGCAGCAGGTCACCGAATCCCTGCACAAAGCCGTTGACGCCATGGATGCCGCAGCCAACGGCACCCTTGAGGAACGGATCGAATCCGACCTCGAGTTCCACCGCACCCTCTGCCGGCTCACGGGGAACGAGACGCTGCTCCACTCCTGGGAGTCACTGGAGGGCTCCATCCGGATGTCCATCATGTTCGCGGGCCTGGAAAAGGGTGTCAGCAACATGAGCGTGGACCGCCACAAGGACATCGTGGCTGCCATTGACACCGGCGACGCGACACTGGCCCGGAAGACCATCCTGGAACACATGGACACCGCCGCCGCGAACCTGGTGGCGTAG
- a CDS encoding transketolase produces the protein MPTETVQDAAPQGRILQTAVTPERVDKISAAAYRIRHHALNMGEVQGQGYVGQALGAADMLATVYGDQLNFRAEDPHWEGRDRFLLSTGHYAIGHYAALAEAGIVPVGELETYGSDDSRLPMSGMSTYTPGMEISGGSLGHGLTIAVGMALGLRYQGSGARVFNFLSDGELDEGSTWEAAMGAHHHQLGNLTAMVDINALQADGKTDTVLRTEPVTEKWESFGWYTQRVDGNDVGALLAAFDNAAAQAAAVGRPSVILCDTKVGRGVPLLEDREKAHFMRIEEHEWQICREQLTAGYEGKASA, from the coding sequence ATGCCGACAGAAACCGTCCAGGACGCCGCCCCGCAGGGACGAATACTGCAGACCGCAGTGACCCCGGAACGTGTGGACAAGATCAGCGCCGCCGCCTACCGGATCCGGCACCACGCCCTGAACATGGGCGAGGTCCAGGGCCAGGGATACGTGGGCCAGGCGCTCGGCGCCGCGGACATGCTCGCCACCGTCTACGGGGACCAGCTGAATTTCCGCGCCGAGGACCCGCACTGGGAGGGCCGCGACCGGTTCCTCCTCTCCACCGGCCACTACGCCATCGGCCACTACGCCGCCCTGGCTGAGGCCGGCATCGTCCCGGTAGGGGAGCTGGAAACGTACGGATCGGACGATTCGCGGCTGCCGATGTCCGGGATGTCCACCTACACACCCGGCATGGAAATCTCCGGCGGTTCGCTGGGGCACGGCCTGACCATCGCCGTCGGCATGGCCCTGGGCCTGCGCTACCAGGGCTCCGGTGCCCGGGTGTTCAACTTCCTCTCCGACGGTGAGCTGGACGAGGGCTCCACCTGGGAAGCCGCCATGGGCGCCCACCACCACCAGCTGGGCAACCTCACCGCCATGGTGGACATCAACGCCCTGCAGGCGGACGGCAAGACGGACACCGTGCTCCGCACCGAGCCCGTTACGGAAAAGTGGGAATCGTTCGGCTGGTACACCCAGCGGGTGGACGGGAACGACGTCGGCGCGCTGCTGGCAGCGTTCGACAACGCAGCTGCCCAGGCCGCCGCCGTCGGACGTCCCTCCGTGATCCTGTGCGACACGAAGGTGGGCCGGGGCGTGCCGCTGCTGGAAGACCGCGAAAAGGCGCACTTCATGCGCATCGAAGAACACGAATGGCAGATCTGCCGCGAGCAGCTCACTGCCGGTTATGAAGGAAAGGCTTCAGCATGA
- a CDS encoding adenylyl cyclase has protein sequence MPLASRPDSTGPFPAERRRHPATVAAATALLVGLFAAGGTAPAQAEPSAPKPAVQAPASPTPPAQTSQNPFGPNTYVFDPGMPVAQIQATVDAIAAQQVDDEMGSKRYSLLFKPGTYGTPEEPLIVQVGYSTEVAGLGAAPTDVTINGHVDVYNRCLTADNCIALNNFWRSLSNLTINVTGLEGCRSSANFWAASQASPMRRVNITGGNLSLMDYCTAGPQYASGGFIADSKTGAVINGSQQQYLVRDSSIGSWSNGVWNQVFSGVTGAPADSFPDPPYTTLPSTPVSREKPYLTVDAAGQYSVFVPAARQDSAGTTWENGPTAGRSIPLADFYVATPNDSVQTINSQLARGKNLLLTPGIYDIDRSIEVKRAGTVVLGLGMATLSAVNGSVPLTVADVPGVDIAAVTVDAGEMNSPALMRIGKAIPGAGSGPATSAAHNDPTNPTTLHDVFFRIGGPHVGKASVSLEVNSDNVLLDHIWAWRADHGNGVGWTTNTGRNGVIVNGNNVTATGLFVEHYQEYNVIWNGEDGKTVFFQNELPYDAPNQAAWQHDGVLGWAGYKVADAVKTHELWGGGSYVYNNVDPTIHATRGFEVPVTPGVKLHSLLTVNLGAGTLDHVVNETGAPVSTDAVGVPSYVADFG, from the coding sequence ATGCCGCTAGCCTCACGCCCTGATTCAACCGGCCCCTTTCCGGCGGAGCGCCGGCGTCATCCCGCCACCGTTGCCGCCGCCACCGCACTTCTCGTTGGACTTTTCGCCGCCGGCGGTACCGCTCCGGCACAGGCCGAACCGTCAGCCCCGAAGCCCGCGGTACAGGCTCCGGCGTCGCCAACGCCCCCGGCACAGACTTCGCAGAACCCGTTCGGACCCAATACGTACGTATTCGACCCCGGCATGCCGGTGGCGCAGATCCAGGCCACGGTTGATGCGATCGCCGCCCAACAGGTGGACGATGAAATGGGCTCAAAGCGCTACTCACTGCTGTTCAAACCCGGCACCTACGGCACTCCCGAAGAGCCGCTGATCGTCCAGGTGGGCTATTCCACCGAGGTGGCGGGGCTCGGCGCTGCCCCCACTGATGTCACCATCAACGGCCACGTGGACGTCTACAACCGCTGCCTCACCGCGGACAACTGCATCGCGCTGAACAACTTCTGGCGCTCCCTGTCCAACCTCACCATCAATGTCACGGGTCTCGAAGGCTGCCGCAGCTCCGCCAACTTCTGGGCAGCATCCCAGGCCTCCCCCATGCGCAGGGTCAACATCACCGGCGGCAACCTCTCCCTGATGGACTACTGCACCGCCGGCCCGCAGTACGCCAGCGGCGGCTTCATAGCGGACTCAAAGACGGGTGCCGTCATCAATGGCTCCCAGCAGCAGTACCTGGTGCGTGACAGCAGCATTGGGAGCTGGTCCAACGGAGTCTGGAACCAGGTGTTCTCGGGCGTGACAGGGGCACCTGCAGACTCCTTCCCGGACCCGCCATACACCACGCTGCCCAGCACTCCCGTCAGCAGGGAAAAGCCGTACCTGACGGTGGACGCGGCCGGGCAGTACAGCGTGTTCGTGCCCGCCGCCCGCCAGGACTCTGCCGGCACCACGTGGGAAAACGGTCCCACTGCGGGCCGCAGCATTCCGTTGGCAGACTTCTACGTCGCAACGCCCAACGATTCGGTGCAGACCATCAATTCGCAGCTGGCCCGTGGTAAGAACCTGCTCCTTACCCCCGGCATCTACGACATCGACCGGAGCATTGAGGTCAAGCGGGCTGGAACTGTTGTCCTAGGACTCGGAATGGCCACACTGTCCGCAGTCAACGGATCAGTTCCCCTGACAGTCGCGGATGTCCCAGGAGTAGACATTGCCGCTGTCACCGTTGATGCCGGCGAGATGAATTCCCCTGCCCTGATGCGCATCGGGAAGGCAATCCCGGGCGCGGGGAGCGGACCGGCCACCTCTGCCGCCCATAACGATCCGACCAACCCCACCACGCTCCACGATGTGTTCTTCCGCATCGGTGGGCCCCACGTGGGCAAGGCCTCGGTCAGCCTGGAAGTCAACAGCGACAACGTCCTCCTGGACCACATCTGGGCGTGGCGCGCCGACCACGGCAACGGTGTCGGTTGGACCACCAACACCGGCAGGAACGGCGTAATCGTAAATGGCAACAACGTCACCGCCACGGGCCTGTTCGTGGAGCACTATCAGGAGTACAACGTCATCTGGAACGGTGAAGACGGCAAGACCGTCTTCTTCCAGAATGAACTGCCCTACGACGCCCCCAACCAGGCTGCCTGGCAGCATGACGGGGTTCTGGGCTGGGCCGGCTACAAAGTGGCAGACGCCGTCAAAACCCACGAACTGTGGGGCGGCGGCAGCTATGTGTACAACAACGTGGACCCCACCATCCACGCCACCCGCGGCTTCGAGGTCCCGGTGACGCCCGGTGTGAAGCTGCACAGCCTGCTGACGGTGAATCTTGGCGCCGGGACACTGGACCACGTGGTCAACGAGACCGGAGCGCCGGTGTCAACCGACGCCGTCGGAGTTCCCAGCTATGTAGCCGATTTCGGCTAA
- a CDS encoding glycoside hydrolase family 1 protein — protein MSSTQLPFPEGFLWGAATAAYQIEGAAHTGGRQDSIWDVFARQPGAVADGHNGDVACDHYRRYKQDVALMAHMNMKAYRFSTSWARCMPDGVTPNPEGIAFYSHLVDELLAAGITPWLTLYHWDLPQALEDNGGWANRDTAHRFAEYAALMHSALGDRVRIWTTLNEPWCSAFLGYAAGIHAPGRQDSRAALAAAHHLLLGHGLAAGEIHRQDSGASVGITLNLTVPDPRDPGSEGDRDAARRIDGQFNRIFLDPLFRGEYPADLLADVAHLGLADLVQDGDLETISTPLDLLGVNYYHGESLTKDPADVRDEAGQKTTADPEQAARPVSSPFLAADGARSVPRGLPVTGMGWEVQPEGLRRLLNRLQAEYTGPAGIPIYITENGAAYDDVPDAGGFVDDQDRLGFFAAHLEAVHAAIGDGVDVRGYLAWSLLDNFEWSFGYHQRFGLVRVDYPTQERIPKASGLWYSAVASTNAVPVRGNLVPQPGQGVVLSV, from the coding sequence ATGAGTTCCACCCAACTTCCGTTTCCGGAGGGCTTCCTCTGGGGCGCGGCAACAGCTGCCTACCAAATCGAAGGCGCGGCACACACCGGAGGGCGGCAGGACTCCATCTGGGATGTCTTCGCACGCCAGCCCGGGGCGGTGGCTGACGGGCATAACGGGGACGTTGCCTGCGACCATTACCGGCGCTACAAACAGGACGTAGCCCTCATGGCACACATGAACATGAAGGCCTACCGGTTCTCCACGTCCTGGGCGCGGTGCATGCCCGACGGCGTCACGCCCAACCCCGAAGGCATCGCCTTCTACTCCCACCTGGTGGACGAGCTGCTGGCAGCAGGCATTACGCCCTGGCTCACCCTCTACCACTGGGACCTGCCCCAGGCACTCGAGGACAATGGCGGCTGGGCCAACCGGGACACGGCCCACCGTTTCGCCGAGTACGCGGCCCTCATGCACAGTGCGCTGGGGGACCGGGTCCGGATCTGGACCACCCTCAACGAACCGTGGTGCTCAGCTTTCCTCGGCTATGCGGCCGGCATCCACGCACCCGGGCGCCAGGACTCGCGTGCGGCTTTGGCTGCCGCCCACCACCTCTTGCTCGGCCATGGCCTCGCGGCCGGGGAAATTCACCGTCAGGACTCCGGGGCCTCAGTAGGCATCACCCTAAACCTGACGGTCCCGGACCCGCGGGATCCCGGCAGCGAGGGCGACAGGGATGCGGCAAGGAGGATCGACGGCCAGTTCAACAGGATCTTCCTGGACCCGCTGTTCCGGGGGGAGTACCCCGCCGATCTGCTCGCGGATGTGGCGCACCTTGGCCTGGCTGACCTGGTGCAGGATGGTGACCTGGAGACCATTTCGACGCCCCTGGACCTGCTGGGCGTGAACTACTACCACGGGGAATCCCTTACGAAGGACCCGGCGGACGTGAGGGACGAGGCCGGGCAGAAGACGACGGCGGATCCGGAGCAGGCGGCCCGACCGGTGTCCTCACCGTTCCTGGCGGCTGACGGCGCGCGTTCCGTGCCCCGCGGCCTGCCGGTGACGGGGATGGGCTGGGAGGTTCAGCCGGAAGGTCTACGGCGTTTGCTCAACCGCCTGCAGGCTGAGTATACGGGCCCGGCAGGGATCCCGATCTACATCACGGAGAACGGTGCAGCCTATGATGACGTTCCCGACGCCGGCGGATTTGTGGACGACCAGGACCGGCTGGGGTTCTTCGCAGCCCATCTCGAAGCTGTGCACGCGGCCATTGGAGACGGCGTGGATGTCCGTGGTTATCTCGCATGGTCCTTGCTGGACAACTTTGAATGGTCCTTCGGGTACCACCAGCGCTTTGGCCTGGTCCGGGTGGACTATCCAACCCAGGAACGCATCCCGAAAGCGAGCGGTCTATGGTACTCGGCAGTGGCATCCACCAACGCCGTTCCAGTGCGCGGCAACCTCGTGCCGCAGCCAGGTCAGGGTGTCGTATTGTCGGTGTAA
- a CDS encoding carbohydrate ABC transporter permease yields MAVTDRVKPRSPRRQSLPPEGTKGVRRLAFSQKVSKWDVKVSPYLYISPFFILFALTGLFPLVYTAWVSLHSWNLIGGQGKFTGLENYAFAVAQPYFWNAVGNTFSIFVLSSLPQVVIALVVAAVLDANLRARTFWRMGVLVPFVVAPVAVGLIFNNLFADQFGLINEMLKAAGLDPVRWHSDSLASHLAIATMVNFRWTGYNALIFLAAMQAIPRDVFEAATIDGAGRLRQFFSVTVPMLRPTVIFVVITSTIGGLQIFDEPRVFDQSGLGGADRQWQTLTMYIWELGWGQRNFGRASAVAWLLFLIIVLIALLNFLITKRIASQGGRK; encoded by the coding sequence ATGGCTGTCACCGACCGGGTCAAGCCACGGAGCCCCAGGAGGCAGTCCCTGCCTCCGGAAGGGACGAAGGGTGTCCGGCGCCTGGCCTTCTCCCAGAAGGTGTCCAAGTGGGACGTCAAGGTGTCCCCCTACCTCTACATCTCGCCGTTCTTCATCCTGTTTGCCCTCACCGGGCTCTTCCCGCTGGTGTATACGGCGTGGGTTTCGCTGCACAGCTGGAACCTCATTGGCGGGCAGGGGAAGTTCACGGGCCTGGAAAACTACGCCTTCGCGGTGGCCCAGCCCTACTTCTGGAACGCGGTGGGCAACACCTTCAGTATCTTCGTCCTGTCTTCCCTTCCCCAGGTTGTCATTGCCCTGGTGGTAGCGGCGGTGCTGGACGCGAACCTGAGGGCCAGGACATTCTGGCGGATGGGGGTGCTGGTGCCGTTCGTCGTGGCACCGGTGGCCGTGGGCCTGATCTTCAACAACCTCTTCGCGGACCAGTTTGGCCTGATCAATGAGATGTTGAAGGCGGCGGGGCTGGACCCGGTCCGGTGGCATTCCGATTCCCTTGCAAGCCATCTGGCGATCGCCACCATGGTGAATTTCCGCTGGACCGGCTACAACGCACTGATCTTCCTCGCAGCCATGCAGGCCATCCCGCGGGATGTGTTCGAAGCGGCAACCATCGACGGCGCGGGCCGGCTGCGGCAGTTCTTCTCCGTGACCGTCCCCATGCTGCGGCCCACGGTGATCTTCGTGGTGATCACCTCCACCATCGGCGGCCTGCAGATCTTCGACGAGCCGCGGGTCTTTGATCAGTCAGGCCTGGGCGGAGCGGACCGGCAGTGGCAGACGCTGACGATGTATATCTGGGAACTCGGATGGGGCCAGCGCAACTTTGGCAGGGCCTCGGCCGTGGCCTGGCTGCTCTTCCTCATCATTGTGCTGATTGCCCTGCTCAACTTCCTCATCACCAAGCGCATCGCAAGCCAGGGAGGCCGCAAATGA
- a CDS encoding carbohydrate ABC transporter permease codes for MSSIPMIEQTAGKAAARAAARRGPRARRSGSGRGDARRPGFLTYGFLVAVLLGSLFPLYWSFLVGSHDNTVLSRGIPLLPGGNFLANAAKVFDSIPFWKAMGNSLIVSCVTAASVVVFSTLAGFAFAKLRFRGSKGLLVFVIATMAVPTQLGVVPLFIVMSKLGWTGSLWAVIIPGVVTAFGVFWMTQYLRDALPDELIEAVRMDGASMIQAFWYIGFPAARPAAAMLALFTFVATWTNFFWPFIVLDPSNPTLPVALQLLQAAHFVDYSVVLAGAVLATIPLLLLFVVAGRQLVSGIMQGAVKG; via the coding sequence ATGAGTTCAATTCCCATGATCGAACAGACGGCCGGCAAGGCGGCCGCCCGGGCTGCGGCCCGCCGCGGGCCCCGCGCCCGGCGCTCCGGGTCCGGCAGGGGGGATGCCCGCAGGCCCGGCTTCCTCACCTATGGCTTCCTCGTTGCTGTCCTCCTGGGATCCCTCTTTCCGCTGTACTGGTCCTTCCTGGTGGGCAGCCATGACAACACCGTCCTGAGCCGCGGCATCCCGCTGCTGCCCGGAGGTAACTTCCTGGCCAACGCCGCCAAAGTTTTTGACAGCATCCCGTTCTGGAAGGCCATGGGCAACAGCCTCATCGTCTCGTGCGTGACTGCGGCCTCCGTCGTCGTGTTCTCCACCCTGGCCGGGTTCGCCTTCGCCAAGCTCCGCTTCCGGGGCAGCAAGGGGCTGCTGGTGTTCGTCATCGCAACCATGGCGGTTCCCACCCAGCTCGGCGTGGTCCCGCTGTTCATCGTGATGTCCAAACTGGGGTGGACCGGCTCGCTCTGGGCCGTCATCATCCCCGGCGTCGTGACGGCTTTCGGCGTGTTCTGGATGACGCAGTATCTGCGTGACGCCCTTCCGGATGAACTCATCGAGGCGGTAAGGATGGACGGTGCCTCAATGATCCAGGCCTTCTGGTACATCGGATTCCCGGCCGCCCGCCCTGCTGCCGCCATGCTCGCCCTGTTCACCTTCGTGGCCACATGGACGAACTTCTTCTGGCCGTTCATTGTCCTGGACCCGTCGAACCCCACCCTCCCGGTGGCCCTGCAGCTGCTGCAGGCCGCCCACTTCGTGGACTACTCCGTGGTCCTGGCTGGTGCCGTCCTGGCCACCATCCCGCTCCTGCTCCTCTTTGTTGTGGCAGGCAGGCAACTCGTATCTGGAATTATGCAAGGAGCAGTCAAAGGATGA
- a CDS encoding ABC transporter substrate-binding protein, with translation MKIASKFTVLSAAAACLALSLTGCGSAAPEETGVNGATGSEPVTLTVGTFNEFGYEKLFEEYEELNPNVTIEHKKAATTNEARDNLTTRLAAGSGLSDIEAVEVDWLPELLQYPDRFADLKDSAVEGRWLDWKAEAATTPDGKLLGYGTDSGPEAVCYNAELLKKAGLPTERGEVAKMLGTTWDSYFQAGKAFKAASPDSAWFDSAGAIYQGMSNQLEKVYEEEDGTVIATENQQVKDTYKQVLKASTEDGLSAHLKQWSDDWASGFQTGAFATTLCPGWMLGVIEGNASGVAGWDVANVFPGGGGNWGGSYLTVPTQGAHQAEAKKLAGWLTAPEQQIKAFTAKGTFPSQKEALDSSALLGQTNAFFNGAPTGEIFAERAKAVDVTPFKGTKFFAINDAMQQALTRVDVDKTDDAASSWEKFVTAVKSL, from the coding sequence GTGAAAATCGCCAGCAAGTTCACCGTGCTCTCGGCTGCCGCCGCCTGCCTTGCCCTTTCGCTCACCGGCTGCGGATCCGCGGCTCCCGAGGAGACCGGCGTGAACGGCGCTACCGGATCTGAGCCCGTAACGCTCACGGTGGGCACGTTCAATGAGTTCGGCTACGAAAAACTCTTTGAGGAATATGAAGAGCTGAATCCGAACGTCACCATCGAGCACAAGAAGGCGGCAACCACCAACGAGGCACGCGACAACCTCACCACGCGCCTGGCCGCCGGCTCCGGGCTGTCCGACATCGAAGCCGTAGAGGTGGACTGGCTTCCGGAACTCCTGCAGTATCCGGACCGCTTCGCCGACCTGAAGGACTCTGCAGTGGAAGGGCGGTGGCTGGACTGGAAGGCCGAGGCCGCCACGACCCCTGACGGAAAGCTCCTTGGCTACGGGACCGATTCCGGCCCTGAAGCCGTTTGCTACAACGCCGAACTGCTCAAGAAGGCCGGCTTGCCCACGGAGCGCGGGGAGGTGGCCAAGATGCTGGGCACCACCTGGGACAGCTACTTCCAGGCCGGCAAGGCATTCAAGGCCGCAAGCCCGGATTCTGCATGGTTCGATTCGGCAGGGGCAATCTACCAAGGCATGAGCAATCAGCTTGAAAAGGTCTACGAGGAGGAAGACGGCACCGTCATCGCCACGGAGAACCAGCAGGTCAAGGACACCTACAAGCAGGTTCTGAAAGCCTCCACCGAGGACGGGTTGTCCGCCCACCTCAAGCAGTGGAGCGATGACTGGGCTTCCGGTTTCCAAACCGGCGCCTTCGCCACTACGCTCTGCCCGGGCTGGATGCTCGGTGTCATCGAGGGCAACGCGTCCGGGGTAGCCGGTTGGGACGTGGCCAACGTCTTCCCCGGTGGCGGCGGAAACTGGGGCGGCTCCTACCTGACGGTTCCCACCCAGGGCGCACACCAGGCCGAGGCTAAGAAGCTGGCTGGTTGGCTGACGGCGCCAGAGCAGCAGATCAAGGCATTCACCGCCAAGGGCACCTTCCCCAGCCAGAAGGAAGCCCTGGACAGCAGCGCACTGCTCGGCCAGACGAATGCGTTCTTCAACGGCGCCCCTACCGGCGAAATCTTTGCCGAGCGGGCCAAGGCCGTTGACGTGACCCCCTTCAAGGGCACCAAATTCTTCGCCATCAATGACGCCATGCAGCAGGCCCTCACCCGCGTGGACGTCGACAAGACGGACGACGCCGCCTCCTCCTGGGAGAAGTTCGTTACCGCAGTGAAGTCCCTCTAA
- a CDS encoding transketolase family protein, translated as MSTTTEAPNTTTAAKPKLKTSAMIASFADPGQKTSSAPFGHALVKAAQENDRIVGLTADLGKYTDMHIFAKAFPERFFQMGMAEQLLFGAAAGLAETGLVPFASTYSVFAARRAYDFLCLDAAEPNLNVNIVGGLPGLTTGYGPSHQATEDMAIFRGMPNLTIVDPCDSVDIEQAVPQLAASEGPTYLRLLRGNVPTVLDEYGYTFELGKAKVLRGGNDVVFISSGLMTMRALQAAKALAAHKVDVAVVHTPTIKPFDAETVLAEINTDRLAVTLENHSVVGGLFETVASAVVTAGLGKRVVPVALPDQFLDAGALPTLHDRYGLAVDRIVAKVLAELG; from the coding sequence ATGAGCACCACCACGGAAGCTCCCAACACGACAACAGCCGCGAAGCCGAAGCTCAAGACCTCGGCCATGATCGCCTCCTTTGCCGACCCCGGCCAGAAAACCAGCTCCGCGCCGTTCGGGCACGCGCTGGTCAAGGCCGCGCAGGAGAACGACAGGATCGTTGGCCTCACCGCGGACCTGGGCAAGTACACGGACATGCACATCTTCGCCAAGGCCTTCCCGGAGCGGTTCTTCCAGATGGGCATGGCCGAGCAGCTGCTCTTCGGCGCAGCCGCCGGCCTGGCTGAGACCGGGCTGGTGCCATTCGCGTCCACCTACTCGGTGTTCGCAGCCCGCCGCGCCTACGACTTCCTGTGCCTGGACGCGGCCGAGCCGAACCTCAACGTGAATATCGTGGGCGGCCTGCCGGGCCTCACCACCGGATATGGCCCCAGCCACCAGGCTACGGAGGACATGGCGATCTTCCGCGGCATGCCCAACCTGACCATCGTGGACCCGTGCGATTCGGTGGACATCGAGCAGGCCGTCCCGCAGCTCGCAGCCTCCGAAGGACCCACCTACCTGCGCCTGCTGCGCGGCAACGTGCCCACCGTGCTGGATGAATACGGCTACACGTTTGAACTGGGCAAGGCCAAGGTCCTGCGCGGCGGCAACGACGTTGTGTTCATCTCCTCCGGCCTGATGACCATGCGTGCCCTCCAGGCAGCAAAGGCGCTGGCGGCACACAAGGTGGACGTCGCCGTCGTGCACACCCCCACCATCAAGCCGTTCGACGCCGAGACTGTGCTCGCGGAGATCAACACGGACCGCCTGGCCGTCACTCTGGAAAACCACTCCGTGGTGGGCGGGCTGTTCGAAACCGTTGCCTCCGCCGTCGTGACTGCCGGCCTCGGCAAGCGTGTGGTGCCCGTGGCACTGCCGGACCAGTTCCTGGACGCCGGCGCACTGCCCACCCTGCACGACCGCTACGGCCTGGCCGTGGACCGCATCGTAGCCAAGGTCCTCGCAGAGCTCGGCTAG
- a CDS encoding LacI family DNA-binding transcriptional regulator, with product MNANSSRPAAPPVAGRTSPTLEDLASAAGVSRSTASRAINGGSKVSREAQAAVDAAIVALGYTPNRAARSLVTRRTGSVALVIPEPDARVMMDPYFAAVITGVNEALRDTDLQLVLLMSRAGDDSARTIRYLRGGHVDGAIVVSHHRADDWVETLGATGLPTVFIGRPWDTASGIPYVDLDNFEGGRLAARHLAGIGRTRLGSIAGPTDMTAAVDRLDGWLQGLREAGLQAGPVIHGDFTTAGGADAAKSLLDGTPGLDGVFAASDLMALGVVETLRAAGRRVPDDVAVVGFDNHDIQAANGLGLTTVAHPMVDMAATAGRLLARAIEEPGIALESVIYPAELVVRGSTAS from the coding sequence ATGAACGCAAACTCCAGCCGCCCGGCGGCCCCTCCCGTGGCAGGGCGGACCAGTCCCACACTGGAGGACCTGGCGTCGGCCGCCGGGGTGTCCCGCTCCACTGCATCCCGTGCCATCAACGGCGGATCCAAGGTGAGCCGGGAAGCCCAGGCCGCGGTTGACGCTGCGATCGTGGCGCTGGGTTACACGCCAAACCGTGCGGCGCGAAGCCTGGTCACCCGGCGGACAGGTTCGGTGGCGCTGGTCATCCCTGAGCCGGACGCCCGTGTCATGATGGACCCGTATTTCGCCGCGGTGATCACCGGAGTCAATGAAGCACTCCGGGACACGGACCTGCAGCTGGTCCTGCTCATGTCACGGGCAGGGGACGACTCTGCACGGACCATCCGCTACCTTCGCGGTGGCCATGTCGACGGTGCAATCGTGGTGTCCCACCACCGCGCTGACGACTGGGTAGAAACCCTGGGCGCCACCGGGTTGCCAACTGTCTTCATCGGCAGGCCGTGGGACACGGCATCCGGGATTCCCTACGTTGACCTCGACAACTTCGAGGGCGGACGACTGGCGGCACGGCACCTGGCGGGCATCGGCCGCACCAGGCTCGGAAGTATCGCCGGCCCCACTGACATGACGGCCGCCGTCGACCGCCTGGACGGATGGCTGCAGGGACTTAGGGAAGCCGGCCTCCAAGCCGGGCCCGTCATCCACGGCGACTTTACGACGGCGGGAGGTGCCGACGCCGCGAAGAGCCTCCTGGACGGGACGCCTGGGCTGGACGGCGTGTTCGCTGCATCCGACCTCATGGCGCTTGGCGTCGTGGAGACTCTTCGCGCCGCGGGTCGTCGCGTCCCGGATGACGTGGCGGTGGTGGGCTTCGACAACCACGACATCCAGGCGGCAAACGGACTGGGACTCACCACGGTGGCCCATCCTATGGTTGACATGGCGGCCACCGCAGGACGGCTTCTCGCCCGGGCCATTGAGGAGCCGGGGATCGCCTTGGAGTCCGTCATTTATCCGGCGGAACTGGTGGTCCGCGGAAGCACTGCCTCCTGA